The Stigmatella ashevillena genomic sequence GGCAGCACCCTCTTCAAGCAGGGCCAGACCATCGAGGCCACGGCCCTGTTCCGGTCCGCCACCGAGTCGGATCCGGACTTCAAGCTGGCCTGGTTCAACCTGGGCTACGCGGCGCGGAAGGCGGGGGACTTCGCCACCGCGGTCCGGGCGTATGAGCGCTACACGCAGCTGGCCCCCGAGGATCCGGACGGCCACTACGGCCTCGGGGAGAGCCACCGTCAGCAGGGCCAGGGTGCCAAGGCCCTCGCCGCTTACGAGGCGTACCTCGAGAAGGAGAAGCGCCCGAGTGAGCAGAAATGGGTGGAACAGGCCCGCGAGCACGTGGCGGCCCTGAAGCCCCAGCCCCGCGCCGCGCCCACGGCCCCCGTGGAGCCCCTGGCGCTTCCCACCTCGAACCTCACGCCTCACCCGGCCCTGTCGCTCACCCGGGTCCGGGATGGGGATGCGCTGCTCAAGGAACGCCGGTACCGGGAAGCGGCCTTCGCCTACCTGGACGCGGCCCACGCGGACGGGGGCAACGTGGAGGCCCTCTTCAAGCTGGGCAACGTCCTGGCGGTGCTGGGCTACTACGGGCAGGCCATCGAGCGTTGGAACCGTGTGGCCCAACTCACCTCGGATGCGACCATCCGCCAGAGTGCGCTGGAGAACGTGACGCGGGCCCAGGTCCGCGTGGCCCAGCAAGGTGGCTCACCGCAAGCGCAAGGGGTGGCGCCTGGCTTCGGGCCGGTGGCGGAGACGGCGCGGGCGCAGGCCCGCCGCTTCTATGAGCAGGGGGTTCAGCGCATCCAGGGCGAGGACTATGTGGGCGCCGTCCAGAGCCTCACCCAGTCCGTCGTCCTGGAGCCGACGCTCTCGGTGGCCTACACCGCCCGGGGCAGCGCCTACATCGGCCTGCGCCGCTATGCCGAGGCTGCGGTGGACTACGAGTACGCGCTCCGTCTGGCTCCGGACATGGCCTCTCCTTTATATGGGCTCGGCGAGGCCTACCGGATGCTGGGGCGCACCGAGGAGGCCCGGGCCAGCTACGAGCGGTATGCGGCCTCCACGGCCCGGGACGTCCGGCCGGAACTCCAGTCCGAGGCTCGACAGACCGCCGCCCGCCTTCGTTGAGGGGCAAAGCAGCCGGGCGAATTTCCCGTTGGGATGGCTGGCAGATGTCATTCCCGGGGCTTAATTTGTCTTCATGGACGGACGTGTTTCCGAGTCTGGAGGTCGGCAGGTTTTTCGACCACGGCGGATTCTCGCGGCCCTGATGGCGGGCGCGGGGCTCCTTTGGATCAGCGTCCTCGTGTATTTGCTGAGTTTCGAAGGTGTCCCAGTGAGGACCTTCCTGGCGGCACTCTTCTTTGTCGTCTTTTTCGGTGTATCGCTGATGTATTACGGGCGCAGCCGCATCGTGGTGGACGAGCGGGGCATCACCTGCCGTGGGCTCGTCCGGACCCGGCGGTTTTCCTTCAAGGAAATCCACA encodes the following:
- a CDS encoding tetratricopeptide repeat protein, whose product is MVVRCILICFAVMLLGAVTPSVSAQAAFERGEKALAENQLGEAAVAYRQALTDSPNWAPALNGLGSTLFKQGQTIEATALFRSATESDPDFKLAWFNLGYAARKAGDFATAVRAYERYTQLAPEDPDGHYGLGESHRQQGQGAKALAAYEAYLEKEKRPSEQKWVEQAREHVAALKPQPRAAPTAPVEPLALPTSNLTPHPALSLTRVRDGDALLKERRYREAAFAYLDAAHADGGNVEALFKLGNVLAVLGYYGQAIERWNRVAQLTSDATIRQSALENVTRAQVRVAQQGGSPQAQGVAPGFGPVAETARAQARRFYEQGVQRIQGEDYVGAVQSLTQSVVLEPTLSVAYTARGSAYIGLRRYAEAAVDYEYALRLAPDMASPLYGLGEAYRMLGRTEEARASYERYAASTARDVRPELQSEARQTAARLR
- a CDS encoding PH domain-containing protein produces the protein MDGRVSESGGRQVFRPRRILAALMAGAGLLWISVLVYLLSFEGVPVRTFLAALFFVVFFGVSLMYYGRSRIVVDERGITCRGLVRTRRFSFKEIHKVDVLPGPVTVYAIRGNGGFVHFTSFFLHHRRLAALLVERAGLSAQAL